One stretch of Equus przewalskii isolate Varuska chromosome 9, EquPr2, whole genome shotgun sequence DNA includes these proteins:
- the NUDT19 gene encoding acyl-coenzyme A diphosphatase NUDT19 has protein sequence MTVPGQRLGQPLSRESELARAGATPLRRCRTSSPASPSAQCPPGPEFLARHTGLQPLVREGRCGRAGRCPGAPAAPEPGARKQRAAAAMSGPLRPSPSSWRRAASVVLAAGWTHPGPTAWSPAEGFRLLLLQRSPRQGFMPGAHVFPGGVLDAADRSADWLRLFEPHHAPPRFGLGPAPPPPSAFPGLPAAGATDGDAGGAALPDDVAFRICAIREAFEEAGVLLLRPRGSRPSAPEPGRALPPPPGLAAWRARVRRDPRHFLRLCAHLDCTPDVWALHDWSAWLTPFVVGGSRRFDTAFFLCCLREPPPVLPDQAEVVGYQWSSPSEATESFISEEIWLAPPQFYEIRRLQNFASLSDLHKFCLDRAIEGPERWLPITCLTADGRLQLLPGDELYLEDSYFLENPLSTEKKTEEVMKEGKKFHRIVIHSPHVYSIHVTVQSKCKHVYPKNYVVSKSRL, from the exons ATGACAGTCCCTGGCCAGCGGCTGGGACAGCCCTTGTCCCGCGAGAGCGAGCTTGCTCGCGCCGGCGCCACGCCCCTCCGCCGGTGCAGGACAAGCAGTCCCGCGTCACCGAGCGCCCAGTGCCCGCCTGGTCCGGAGTTCCTCGCGCGACACACCGGCCTCCAGCCTCTAGTCCGGGAAGGCCGCTGCGGGCGGGCGGGTCGGTGCCCGGGGGCTCCCGCCGCGCCAGAACCCGGAGCCCGGAAGcagcgcgccgccgccgccatgaGCGGCCCCCTGCGGCCGAGCCCGAGCAGCTGGCGCCGGGCGGCTTCCGTCGTGCTGGCGGCGGGCTGGACGCACCCGGGGCCCACCGCCTGGTCGCCCGCCGAGGGCTtccggctgctgctgctgcagcgcTCCCCGAGGCAAGGCTTCATGCCCGGGGCGCACGTCTTCCCGGGCGGCGTGCTGGACGCGGCGGACCGCTCGGCCGACTGGCTGCGCCTCTTCGAGCCGCACCACGCGCCGCCGCGCTTCGGCCTGGgcccggcgccgccgccgccctccgCCTTCCCGGGGCTGCCCGCCGCCGGCGCCACGGACGGAGACGCGGGCGGCGCGGCGCTGCCCGATGACGTGGCCTTCCGCATCTGCGCCATCCGCGAGGCCTTCGAGGAGGCCGGCGTgctgctgctgcggcccaggggcTCGCGGCCGTCGGCGCCCGAGCCGGGCCGCGCcctcccgccgccgccgggcCTGGCCGCCTGGCGCGCCCGCGTCCGCCGCGACCCGCGCCACTTCCTGCGCCTGTGCGCGCACCTGGACTGCACGCCCGACGTGTGGGCGCTGCACGACTGGAGCGCCTGGCTCACGCCGTTCGTGGTCGGCGGCAGCCGCCGCTTCGACACGGCCTTCTTCCTGTGCTGCCTGCGCGAGCCGCCGCCCGTCCTCCCCGACCAGGCCGAGGTGGTGGGCTACCAG TGGTCATCTCCGTCAGAGGCAACTGAAAGTTTCATATCAGAAGAGATTTGGTTGGCACCCCCACAGTTCTACGAAATAAGAAGACTCCAGaactttgcctctctctctgacTTGCACAAATTTTGTTTGGATCGTGCAATAGAAGGGCCGGAAAGGTGGCTGCCGATCACGTGCTTAACTGCTGATGGGAGGCTCCAGCTTCTACCCG gagaCGAACTGTACTTAGAAGATTCATACTTTTTAGAAAATCCTTTGTCCActgaaaaaaagactgaagaagtTATGAAGGAAGGCAAGAAATTTCACCGAATAGTAATACACAGCCCTCATGTTTACAGTATCCACGTGACTGTTCAGTCAAAGTGTAAACACGTCTATCCTAAGAACTATGTAGTAAGTAAGAGCCGTTTGTAG